A genomic segment from Lates calcarifer isolate ASB-BC8 linkage group LG13, TLL_Latcal_v3, whole genome shotgun sequence encodes:
- the tmem175 gene encoding endosomal/lysosomal proton channel TMEM175: MGENDDSDIIEHHVEEEMEKRGARSHAASSSSFPESVSPSDREGHSSTQSSHRLLAYSDALISIIATVMILPVAHTKVEDNEELRESVQQLLTTKIAVYLMTFLIVNVAWAAHIRLFQVIVRIDDCLALLNLACMMLITFLPYTFSLMATFPQKILGILLFCGCVMVIGVIQSVIVLYAFSRPFLLNEQIQISENQTFYKHHILKVIMRVPLMCLFASIFSFIFFQLSYVLLAIVIFLPYISQFLKWCRSKAIGQVEETPDSMQFYTFLPNEPLTKERVEAFSDGVYAIVATLLILDICEDNVPDPTVVKEQFGGSLVAALQVYGPEYLAYFGSFATVGLLWFVHHSLFLHVTKTTRFMGLLNTFSLAFVGGLPLAYQLTHEFPRNSHNELEAIQISCVIIFFAGIFQLTIWVVALYNEQETLHPYVRYGGREHVFMLAKLALYPCVALGTFFLTCILSKFSAPIFHLMEITVPFAFLVLRLLVRVGLALLRQIFCPDRPDPRTVVEEEDDETRVPFNALVT, encoded by the exons ATGGGGGAAAACGACGACAGCGACATCATAGAGCACCACGtcgaggaggagatggagaagagaggGGCGAGGAGCCACGCtgcgtcctcctcctccttcccgGAGAGCGTCAGTCCGTCCGACAGAGAGGGCCACAGCAGCACCCAGTCCTCCCACAGACTGCTGGCCTACAGCGATGCCCTCATCTCCATTATCGCCACTGTCATG ATATTACCTGTCGCTCATACGAAGGTGGAAGATAATGAG GAGTTGAGGGAGAGTGTTCAGCAGCTGCTGACGACAAAGATCGCTGTTTATTTAATGACATTCCTGATAGTTAATGTTGCGTGGGCCGCTCATATCAG GTTATTTCAGGTGATTGTCAGGATCGATGACTGCCTCGCCTTACTGAATCTT GCCTGCATGATGCTGATAACCTTTCTACCATACACA TTTTCTTTAATGGCGACTTTCCCTCAGAAAATCCTCGGGATTTTACTCTTTTGTGGTTGTGTGATGGTGATTGGCGTCATTCAG TCGGTGATTGTGTTGTACGCCTTCAGTCGCCCTTTCCTGCTGAACGAACAGATTCAGATCTCAGAGAACCAGACCTTCTATAAACACCACATCCTCAAAGTCATCATGAGAGTGCCCCTCATGTGCCTCTTCGCCagcatcttctccttcatcttttTCCAGCTG tcgTACGTGCTGTTAGCCATCGTTATCTTCCTGCCCTACATCTCCCAGTTTTTGAAGTGGTGTCGCAGCAAAGCAATTG GTCAGGTGGAGGAGACTCCAGACTCCATGCAGTTCTACACCTTCCTGCCTAATGAACCCCTCACTAAAGAGCGAGTGGAGGCTTTCAGTGATGGAGTTTATGCCATCGTAGCTACGCTCCTTATCCTGGACATATG TGAGGACAACGTCCCAGACCCAACTGTCGTGAAGGAGCAGTTTGGTGGCAGCCTGGTAGCGGCCCTGCAGGTCTACGGTCCAGAGTATCTTGCCTACTTTGGTTCCTTCGCCACCGTCGGCCTTCTCTGGTTTGTCCACCACTCGCTCTTCCTCCACGTCACCAAGACCACGCGCTTCATGGGCCTGCTGAACACCTTCTCATTGGCATTTGTCGGAGGTCTACCTTTAGCCTACCAGCTAACGCACGAATTCCCGCGCAACTCCCACAATGAACTGGAAGCCATTCAGATTAGCTGTGTGATAATCTTCTTCGCAGGTATATTTCAGCTCACCATTTGGGTGGTCGCTCTTTACAATGAGCAGGAAACTCTGCACCCCTATGTACGGTATGGTGGGCGTGAGCATGTGTTCATGTTAGCTAAGCTAGCCCTGTACCCCTGTGTAGCTTTAGGAACATTTTTCCTTACATGTATTCTGAGTAAATTTAGTGCTCCAATTTTCCACCTGATGGAAATCACGGTGCCTTTTGCTTTTCTTGTCTTGAGGTTGTTGGTGCGTGTTGGGCTAGCGCTGCTAAGGCAAATCTTCTGTCCTGATAGGCCCGACCCAAGGACTGTTgtagaggaggaagatgacGAGACAAGAGTGCCATTCAACGCTTTAGTTACCTAG